Proteins encoded within one genomic window of Panicum virgatum strain AP13 chromosome 1N, P.virgatum_v5, whole genome shotgun sequence:
- the LOC120656844 gene encoding FCS-Like Zinc finger 2-like: MEDYYYYFPSSGQSAGYVEVAFPGHAVPRDPSSPSPRPRRASRDAGELRHHYLAACFRCRRHLGGNKDIFMYRGDTPFCSEDCRQQQIEADEATERGSKLPAAATRERERRQRQSSSPQRIPLWAR; this comes from the exons ATGGAggactactactactacttccCCAGCTCCGGGCAGAGCGCCGGCTACGTCGAGGTGG ccttCCCGGGCCACGCCGTGCCTCGCGacccgagctcgccgtcgccgaggccCCGCCGCGCGTCCCGCGACGCCGGTGAGCTCCGGCACCACTACCTCGCCGCCTGCTTCCGGTGCCGGCGGCATCTCGGTGGGAACAAGGACATCTTCATGTACAG GGGCGACACCCCGTTCTGCAGCGAGGATTGCCGGCAGCAGCAGATCGAGGCCGACGAGGCGACGGAGAGGGGGTCCaagctgcccgccgccgcgacgagggagcgggagcggcggcagcggcagagcAGCAGCCCGCAGAGGATCCCCCTCTGGGCGCGGTAG